A segment of the Streptomyces sp. NBC_00376 genome:
GTGCGGCTGGTTTCGCCCCCTGCGTACGGCAGGCTTCGCTCCCGTCTGCGGATGACCGGACCGGCCCCGTGCGGCGTCCTTCGTGGTCCTTCATCTGCGACGGAGTAGCCTCGCCGCCATGTATGCGATCACGATCCCTGAACCGGGCGGCCCCGAGGCACTCGTCTGGGCCGAGGTGCCCGATCCGGTTGCCGGCGAGGGCGAGGTCCTCGTCGATGTCGTGTCCAGCGCGGTCAATCGCGCCGATGTGTTGCAGCGGCAGGGGTTCTACAACCCGCCGCCCGGTGCGTCCCCGTATCCCGGCCTGGAGTGTTCGGGCCGCATCTCGGCGATCGGGCCCGGCGTGACGGGCTGGTCGGTCGGCGACGAGGTGTGTGCGCTGCTCTCGGGCGGCGGATACGCGGAGAAGGTCGCGGTGCCCGCCGGGCAGCTGCTGCCCGTGCCGGACGGCGTCGAACCGGCTCTGGCCGCGGCGCTGCCCGAGGTGACGGCCACGGTCTGGTCCAACGTCTTCATGGTGGCCCATCTGCGCCCCGGCGAGACCCTGTTGGTGCACGGCGGCTCCAGCGGCATCGGCACGATGGCGATCCAGCTCGCCAAGGCCGTGGGCGCGCGGGTCGCGGTCACCGCCGGGGGACCGGAGAAGCTGGCGCGCTGCGCGGAGCTCGGGGCCGACATCCTGATCGACTACCGGGAGCAGGACTTCGTGGAGGAGCTGCACAAGGCGACCGACGGGGCCGGTGCGGACGTCATCCTCGACATCGTCGGTGCGAAGTACCTGGACCGGAACGTGCAGGCGCTCGCCGTCAACGGCAGGCTGGCCATCATCGGCCTCCAGGGCGGTATCAAGGGCGAGCTGAATCTCGGCGCCCTGCTGAACAAGCGGGCCGCCGTCACCGCGACCTCGCTGCGCGGCCGCCCGCTCGCGGAGAAGGCTGCCATTGTCGCCGCCGTGCGTGAGCACGTCTGGCCGCTGATCGCGGACGGGGTCGTACGGCCGGTCGTGGACCGCATCGTGCCGATGCCGGACGCCGCCGAGGCCCACCGGGTGCTGGAGTCCAGCGCGCACATCGGGAAGGTACTGCTGCAGGCCCCGACGGCCTGAAACCGGCCCGGCGCACAGGTCGTGGACCATGTGCGCCGGGCCTCGGTGTCGCCCGCTGCCGGGGGACATATCAGGGATCAGCGATCAGGGATCAGCGATCAGGGATCGGGGATCGGGGATCAGGGATCAGCGATCAGGGATCGGGGATCGGGGATCAGCGA
Coding sequences within it:
- a CDS encoding NAD(P)H-quinone oxidoreductase; this encodes MYAITIPEPGGPEALVWAEVPDPVAGEGEVLVDVVSSAVNRADVLQRQGFYNPPPGASPYPGLECSGRISAIGPGVTGWSVGDEVCALLSGGGYAEKVAVPAGQLLPVPDGVEPALAAALPEVTATVWSNVFMVAHLRPGETLLVHGGSSGIGTMAIQLAKAVGARVAVTAGGPEKLARCAELGADILIDYREQDFVEELHKATDGAGADVILDIVGAKYLDRNVQALAVNGRLAIIGLQGGIKGELNLGALLNKRAAVTATSLRGRPLAEKAAIVAAVREHVWPLIADGVVRPVVDRIVPMPDAAEAHRVLESSAHIGKVLLQAPTA